A part of Bosea sp. (in: a-proteobacteria) genomic DNA contains:
- a CDS encoding sugar ABC transporter permease, producing MSDKTVHAGTGKNGARPRHDPGYGRFTPLMFLAPAVLVLFAIGIYPTIFALVTSFRRYNITRRADLLDGYPFVGFDNYLKVMTDQTFWDSLALTGRFYLTVLPVQILLGLLMALMLHRPGWGLLRSLARVTLVVPLATTYAVVGLIGRLIFNRDFGVANQIMGWLGIASSDWLGNPAGAFMAIALMDIWQWTPFVALIFLAGLSMVPVEIEEAARLETKSHWSLLRHVQLPYILPGLTAVLILRSADILKLFDMVFVMTRGGPGSATDLVSIYVQRVGFKVFDLGLASAQAIILLVLTIILSRIYIRVFYREIA from the coding sequence ATGAGTGACAAAACGGTCCACGCCGGCACCGGGAAAAACGGGGCAAGGCCGCGCCACGATCCGGGGTATGGCCGCTTCACACCCTTGATGTTTCTGGCCCCGGCAGTGCTGGTGCTCTTCGCGATCGGCATTTATCCGACGATTTTTGCGCTTGTGACGTCGTTCCGGCGCTACAACATCACGCGTCGCGCGGATCTGCTCGATGGATATCCGTTCGTCGGCTTCGACAACTATCTGAAGGTCATGACGGACCAGACCTTCTGGGACAGTCTGGCCCTGACCGGGCGCTTCTACCTCACTGTGCTGCCTGTTCAGATCCTGCTTGGGCTCCTCATGGCCCTGATGCTGCACCGCCCCGGCTGGGGCTTGCTGCGGTCGCTCGCCCGAGTTACGCTCGTCGTGCCGCTGGCGACGACCTATGCGGTGGTCGGCCTGATTGGCCGTCTGATCTTCAACCGGGATTTCGGCGTGGCCAACCAGATCATGGGCTGGCTCGGCATCGCCTCCTCGGATTGGCTTGGCAATCCCGCTGGCGCGTTCATGGCAATCGCGCTCATGGATATCTGGCAGTGGACTCCATTTGTTGCGCTGATTTTCCTGGCCGGGCTGTCGATGGTGCCGGTCGAGATCGAGGAGGCGGCGCGACTCGAAACCAAGAGCCACTGGTCACTGCTGCGCCATGTTCAACTGCCCTATATCCTACCGGGCCTGACAGCGGTTCTGATCCTGCGCTCTGCCGATATCCTCAAGCTGTTCGACATGGTGTTTGTGATGACGCGAGGCGGGCCAGGTTCGGCGACCGACCTTGTCTCTATCTATGTGCAACGTGTCGGCTTCAAGGTATTCGATCTCGGGCTTGCCTCGGCCCAGGCGATCATACTGCTGGTTCTGACGATTATCCTCAGTCGGATCTACATCCGCGTTTTCTACCGGGAGATTGCCTGA
- a CDS encoding carbohydrate ABC transporter permease yields MQRLSTARIAHAVGLILVILFALFPFYWMVTSSLKNQTDLLASPPVWSFVPTLANYQEIFADRSVTNAVINSLIVASATTILSVLLGTPAAFALARYEFRGKAELWFWFISNRMISPIVLALPVYLLARQLGLLNTHAVLVLIYLTFNLPIVVWICTDQFRSIPSELEQSARLEGASQFDIFWRIYLPLGVPGVAVSAIFAFIFSWNELLYALVLITSQGLKTAPVVATNFMSGYELPWGKIMATSTVIVLPVTIFALLVSRHMVRGLTMGATK; encoded by the coding sequence ATGCAACGGCTCTCAACCGCGAGGATCGCGCATGCTGTCGGCCTGATCCTGGTCATCCTGTTCGCCCTGTTCCCGTTCTATTGGATGGTGACATCGAGTCTGAAGAACCAGACCGACCTTCTGGCCTCCCCGCCGGTCTGGAGCTTCGTTCCGACACTTGCCAATTACCAGGAAATATTCGCGGACCGGAGTGTTACCAACGCGGTGATCAATTCGCTGATCGTCGCCTCGGCAACCACGATCCTGTCGGTGCTGCTTGGCACGCCGGCGGCCTTCGCGCTCGCGCGCTACGAGTTTCGCGGCAAGGCCGAGTTGTGGTTCTGGTTCATCTCGAACCGCATGATCAGTCCGATCGTGCTGGCTTTGCCGGTCTATTTGCTCGCGCGCCAACTCGGCCTTCTCAACACGCATGCCGTGCTGGTTCTGATCTACCTCACCTTCAACCTGCCCATCGTTGTCTGGATCTGCACCGACCAGTTCCGGTCGATCCCGTCCGAACTTGAACAATCCGCCCGGCTGGAGGGCGCGAGCCAGTTTGATATCTTCTGGCGCATCTATCTGCCGCTCGGCGTGCCCGGCGTGGCCGTCTCGGCCATTTTCGCCTTCATCTTCTCTTGGAACGAACTGCTCTATGCGCTTGTGCTCATCACCAGCCAGGGGCTGAAAACCGCGCCGGTCGTCGCGACCAACTTCATGTCGGGCTACGAACTTCCATGGGGGAAGATCATGGCCACCAGCACGGTGATCGTGCTGCCGGTAACGATTTTTGCGCTCCTCGTCAGCCGGCACATGGTGCGCGGCCTGACGATGGGCGCAACGAAGTAG
- a CDS encoding helix-turn-helix domain-containing protein: protein MHHLTSGLDWQEAQVQARAAWYYFLGGLTQQEIADRLGMTRVKVNKIVGQARADGLVRIDISIPFASCVALEERLKARYALDEVSVVPNTPDLDVQQQVIGEAAGVMLDRLLKDGIGLSVGWGRTLRAAASRLPQRRYANSWVTALMGGLTRGSGTNTFEVATGFAGKLGAECYYLAAPIYCPSVENHSTLLTHYGLAEVMRRARQGDIAMVACGDLTSRSLLASTHIVSENIDELRKAGAIGDLLGTFLDEFGRPVDHPLNGRVMALTPDELRAYPISILASGGLPKLKIIGAILHARYVRRLVTDEGVAEALLS from the coding sequence ATGCACCACCTGACGAGCGGCCTCGACTGGCAGGAAGCCCAGGTGCAGGCGCGCGCCGCCTGGTACTATTTTCTCGGCGGCCTGACGCAGCAGGAAATTGCCGATCGGCTGGGCATGACGCGGGTCAAGGTCAACAAGATCGTCGGACAGGCGCGTGCCGACGGGCTTGTGCGCATCGACATCAGCATCCCCTTCGCCAGTTGCGTCGCGCTCGAGGAGCGCCTGAAGGCGCGCTACGCGCTCGACGAGGTGTCGGTCGTGCCGAACACGCCCGATCTTGATGTGCAGCAGCAAGTCATCGGGGAAGCGGCCGGCGTGATGCTCGATCGCCTGCTGAAGGACGGCATCGGGCTCAGCGTCGGCTGGGGTCGCACCCTGCGGGCGGCGGCGAGCCGGCTTCCACAACGCCGCTATGCGAACAGCTGGGTGACCGCCCTGATGGGCGGGCTGACGCGGGGATCAGGAACGAACACGTTCGAGGTCGCAACAGGCTTTGCCGGCAAGCTCGGGGCTGAATGCTATTATCTTGCCGCGCCGATCTACTGCCCGTCGGTGGAAAACCACTCGACCCTGCTCACCCATTACGGCCTTGCCGAAGTGATGCGACGCGCCCGGCAGGGCGATATCGCGATGGTGGCCTGTGGCGACCTGACGTCGCGTTCCCTGCTCGCCTCGACGCATATCGTCAGCGAAAACATCGACGAATTGCGCAAGGCCGGGGCGATCGGCGATCTTCTGGGGACTTTCCTGGATGAATTCGGTCGCCCGGTCGATCATCCGCTCAATGGGCGCGTGATGGCACTGACACCGGACGAACTTCGGGCCTACCCCATCTCCATCCTCGCCTCCGGCGGTCTGCCAAAACTGAAGATCATCGGCGCCATCCTGCACGCGCGCTATGTACGGCGCCTTGTGACCGATGAAGGCGTTGCGGAGGCTCTGCTGTCATGA
- a CDS encoding ABC transporter ATP-binding protein produces MSGQILSRQVLSQQVLNIDDLCLHIGGAAVVDGLSLSIGKGEIMALVGESGCGKSLSALAVLQLLPPAASIARGRILLEDRDLTKLGQKDMTAIRGRDVSIIFQEPTASLDPLMTVGKQVAEALMAHEAITARAARQRALGMLCAVGITDPERRLDQYPFELSGGMCQRIMIAIALICSPRLLVADEPTTALDVTIQAQILNLIRDLVAARGTSVLLITHDMGVVADMADRVVVMYAGRVAEAAPVETLFRAPRHPYTALLLNSVPRAGIAPKALLATIEGTVPQPSAFPAGCRFADRCPLALDRCRSEAPPLVKQADFHEAACWRSDQVASLMAAA; encoded by the coding sequence ATGAGCGGCCAAATCTTGTCCCGGCAAGTCTTGTCCCAACAAGTCCTGAACATCGATGATCTGTGCCTGCATATCGGCGGCGCTGCTGTCGTGGACGGCCTGTCGCTGTCGATCGGCAAGGGCGAGATCATGGCGCTGGTCGGGGAATCGGGCTGCGGCAAGTCGTTGTCAGCACTTGCCGTGCTTCAGCTTTTGCCGCCTGCGGCCAGCATCGCGAGAGGCCGGATCCTGCTCGAAGATCGTGACCTGACCAAACTCGGGCAAAAGGACATGACGGCCATTCGTGGGCGCGACGTCTCGATCATCTTCCAGGAGCCGACCGCCTCGCTTGATCCGCTGATGACCGTGGGCAAGCAGGTTGCCGAAGCGCTGATGGCCCATGAGGCGATCACGGCCCGGGCCGCCCGGCAGCGGGCGCTGGGCATGTTGTGCGCCGTCGGCATCACCGATCCGGAACGGCGGCTTGACCAGTATCCGTTCGAGCTGTCAGGCGGCATGTGCCAACGCATCATGATTGCCATTGCGCTGATCTGCAGCCCCCGCCTGCTGGTTGCGGACGAGCCGACGACCGCGCTCGATGTCACGATCCAGGCCCAGATACTCAACCTGATCCGTGATCTGGTCGCCGCACGCGGCACGTCTGTCCTTCTGATCACCCATGACATGGGCGTGGTGGCCGACATGGCGGACCGGGTGGTGGTGATGTATGCCGGACGGGTGGCGGAAGCGGCGCCTGTGGAGACATTGTTTCGCGCGCCGCGGCACCCTTACACCGCTCTGCTGCTGAACAGCGTTCCGCGCGCGGGGATTGCCCCCAAGGCTCTGCTCGCCACGATTGAAGGCACGGTTCCGCAGCCTTCTGCCTTTCCGGCTGGTTGCCGTTTTGCGGACAGATGCCCGCTGGCGCTGGACAGGTGCCGCAGCGAGGCGCCGCCGCTGGTCAAACAGGCGGACTTCCACGAAGCCGCGTGCTGGCGTTCGGATCAGGTCGCAAGCCTGATGGCTGCCGCATGA
- a CDS encoding ATP-binding cassette domain-containing protein, with amino-acid sequence MTAPVLEIEDVAVHFGGRGGLFKPTHPSVKAVNGVSLTILPGETLGLVGESGCGKSTLANAILGMAPLTRGAIRVMGRTVSSTDSEALRAVRADVQMVFQDPLLSLNPRLTVGAAVGEPLLVRGLASGSALRGRVAALLKDVGLEPDHAARFPHEFSGGQRQRIVIARALALQPALVVCDEPVSALDVSVRAQILNLLARLQQQHGVSYLFVSHDLAVVRHIADRVAVMYLGRIVELASRQTLFEAPKHPYTLALLAAAPEPDPVKQRAKKRIVLGGELPSPSNLPPGCAFSTRCPMASERCRVERPELTFRADGASVACHHA; translated from the coding sequence ATGACCGCACCCGTCCTCGAGATCGAAGATGTCGCCGTTCATTTCGGAGGACGCGGTGGGCTGTTCAAGCCGACGCACCCATCTGTGAAGGCCGTCAATGGCGTGAGCCTGACGATCCTGCCCGGCGAAACGCTCGGGCTGGTGGGGGAATCGGGCTGCGGCAAGTCCACGCTGGCAAACGCCATCCTCGGGATGGCGCCGCTGACGCGTGGCGCGATCCGTGTCATGGGGCGGACGGTTTCCAGCACTGACAGCGAAGCGCTGCGCGCCGTCCGCGCCGATGTGCAGATGGTCTTCCAGGACCCGCTGCTGTCGCTGAACCCGCGCTTGACCGTTGGCGCTGCTGTGGGAGAGCCGCTTCTTGTGCGCGGGCTGGCTTCGGGTTCAGCCTTGCGCGGGCGGGTGGCGGCGCTGCTGAAGGATGTCGGCCTTGAGCCGGATCATGCGGCGCGCTTCCCGCACGAGTTCTCGGGCGGACAAAGGCAGCGCATCGTCATCGCCCGGGCCCTGGCCCTGCAACCGGCGCTCGTGGTTTGCGACGAGCCCGTCTCGGCGCTCGATGTGTCCGTGCGGGCGCAGATCCTCAACCTGCTGGCCAGGTTGCAGCAGCAGCACGGCGTGTCCTACCTGTTTGTTTCCCATGACCTTGCTGTTGTCAGACACATCGCGGACCGGGTGGCGGTCATGTATCTGGGAAGGATTGTCGAGCTGGCATCGCGCCAGACGCTGTTCGAGGCCCCGAAGCATCCCTACACACTGGCGCTGCTGGCTGCCGCTCCCGAGCCGGACCCGGTGAAGCAGCGGGCCAAGAAGCGCATCGTGCTCGGCGGTGAGTTGCCAAGCCCCTCGAACCTGCCTCCCGGTTGCGCTTTCAGCACACGCTGCCCGATGGCGAGTGAGAGATGCCGCGTCGAGCGGCCCGAACTGACCTTTCGCGCCGACGGCGCATCCGTCGCCTGCCACCATGCCTGA
- a CDS encoding polysaccharide deacetylase, whose amino-acid sequence MSHDNDKPWLFPEELWRARINHVRAGRSLAPKVWKNGARCAVALSFDSDHETIELRFGGNSYGKMSQGQYGARKGMPRILSLLERHGVPATFFMPAVSAMTHPDEVRAVVAAGHELGIHSWIHEFNSRLDHATERDLALRAADALEKLSGRRPVGMRTASWDFSPYTLKIIREMGLLYDSSLMADDEPYELLDEGAPTGIVELPVEWIRDDAIYFNMDRMSGLRPYTGPETVLDIFRRELLLAHEEGGLFLLTMHPHHIGHRSRIFVLDEIIRLAKSLPGVWFASHEEVACWCKAEAGVQDSAR is encoded by the coding sequence ATGAGTCACGATAACGACAAGCCCTGGCTGTTTCCGGAAGAGCTCTGGCGCGCCAGGATCAATCATGTGCGCGCCGGCCGCTCGCTGGCGCCGAAGGTCTGGAAGAATGGCGCGCGCTGCGCTGTCGCCCTGTCCTTTGACAGCGATCACGAGACGATCGAACTTCGCTTCGGGGGCAACTCCTATGGCAAGATGAGCCAGGGCCAATACGGCGCGCGGAAGGGCATGCCGCGTATCCTGTCGTTGCTGGAAAGGCACGGCGTGCCGGCCACCTTCTTCATGCCGGCTGTCTCGGCCATGACCCATCCTGACGAGGTGCGTGCCGTGGTTGCAGCCGGCCATGAGCTTGGCATTCACTCGTGGATTCACGAATTCAACTCTCGCCTTGATCATGCGACGGAACGCGATCTGGCCCTGCGAGCAGCTGACGCTCTGGAGAAACTTTCGGGACGGCGGCCCGTCGGGATGCGGACGGCTTCGTGGGACTTTTCGCCCTATACACTCAAGATCATCCGCGAAATGGGCCTGCTTTACGACTCCTCGCTGATGGCTGACGACGAGCCCTACGAGTTGCTGGATGAAGGGGCCCCGACAGGCATCGTCGAATTGCCTGTCGAATGGATCAGGGACGACGCGATCTATTTCAACATGGACAGGATGAGCGGTCTCAGGCCTTATACCGGCCCTGAAACCGTGCTCGACATCTTCAGGCGGGAATTGCTGCTCGCCCACGAGGAGGGTGGCCTTTTCCTGCTCACCATGCATCCGCATCACATTGGTCACCGGTCGCGCATCTTCGTGCTGGACGAAATCATTCGCCTTGCGAAATCGCTGCCGGGAGTCTGGTTCGCGAGCCACGAGGAGGTGGCGTGCTGGTGCAAGGCGGAGGCTGGAGTTCAGGATTCTGCCCGGTAG
- the ugpC gene encoding sn-glycerol-3-phosphate ABC transporter ATP-binding protein UgpC: MSFLKLDSVIKRFGNIPVVHGVSLTAEKGEFIVFVGPSGCGKSTLLRMIAGLEDVTDGDILLDGSVVTHVAPADRQVSMVFQSYALYPHMSVFDNIGFGLKMAKMPRAEIRTRVAEAARILQIEPLMERKPRQLSGGQRQRVAIGRAIVRHPKLFLFDEPLSNLDAELRTQMRVEIARLHRDLGVTMVYVTHDQVEAMTLADRIVVLRAGLVEQIGTPTDLYDRPANVFVAGFIGSPKMNFLTVRAKGVTADAVELSHPAFIGGAMTVARTLDRRIEPGSQLTLGLRPDNLDIGGPSPLLALVAEFSENLGGAVQIYASGVETPTMTILVNGRPDVARGDALKVGLGSGKPYLFDMDGLAL; the protein is encoded by the coding sequence ATGTCCTTTCTCAAACTCGATTCCGTGATCAAGCGCTTTGGCAATATCCCGGTTGTTCATGGCGTCAGCCTTACGGCGGAAAAAGGCGAATTCATCGTCTTTGTAGGCCCGTCCGGCTGCGGAAAATCGACGCTTCTGCGCATGATCGCCGGGCTGGAGGACGTGACCGACGGGGATATCCTGCTCGACGGAAGCGTGGTGACGCATGTCGCGCCGGCGGATCGGCAGGTCTCGATGGTCTTCCAGTCCTATGCGCTCTATCCGCATATGAGCGTGTTCGACAATATCGGCTTTGGCCTGAAAATGGCGAAAATGCCAAGGGCCGAGATCAGGACGCGCGTCGCCGAGGCGGCCCGCATCCTGCAGATCGAACCGCTGATGGAACGAAAGCCGCGCCAGCTCTCCGGCGGCCAGCGGCAGCGCGTGGCAATCGGCCGGGCAATTGTCCGCCATCCAAAACTGTTCCTGTTCGATGAGCCGCTCTCGAACCTCGATGCGGAATTGCGCACACAGATGCGCGTGGAGATAGCCCGCCTGCACCGCGATCTTGGTGTCACTATGGTCTATGTGACGCATGATCAGGTCGAGGCGATGACGCTCGCCGACCGGATCGTGGTGCTGCGCGCCGGGCTCGTCGAGCAGATCGGCACGCCGACCGACCTCTATGACAGGCCTGCGAACGTGTTCGTGGCCGGTTTCATCGGCTCGCCGAAGATGAATTTCCTGACGGTGCGGGCAAAAGGCGTGACAGCCGATGCTGTGGAGCTTAGCCACCCTGCCTTCATCGGCGGCGCCATGACGGTTGCCCGCACGCTCGACCGCAGGATCGAACCTGGCTCACAACTGACGCTTGGGCTGAGGCCGGACAATCTCGATATCGGCGGCCCGTCGCCGCTCCTCGCGCTCGTGGCCGAGTTCTCCGAAAACCTCGGTGGCGCGGTCCAGATCTATGCGAGCGGCGTGGAGACGCCGACGATGACGATCCTCGTCAACGGCCGGCCGGATGTGGCGCGCGGGGATGCGCTCAAGGTCGGGCTCGGTTCCGGCAAGCCATACCTCTTCGACATGGATGGACTGGCGCTCTGA
- a CDS encoding ribulokinase: protein MNRPHGSLHPESFLLAIDVGTLSARAGLFRPDGEFLAARSAAFDLLQPAEHHAVYRMDEIWAAVCSAVRAVVAAVPGAAAGVAGLAIDAASSMVLVAEGDPPLEERCDVICWMDHRAEAEAKLIDATADRYLGFVGGTVSPEMFLPKLLWMKRHRPADWRRVRAVRALSDEIAFRATGIDLASVCSLACKFPYLPGDAEPWRHPLLDQLGMSDLLERGTLAGQPGRVGHRHGSLSPVAAHGFGLSPGVPVAVGLIDAEAGALGVLGRDFAPKMNRILALIGGTSTCYMSWAEDMRPISGIWGPFKDAVFPGFWMHEAGQSFSGAALDAVLDHHPASPGRASAEHHTATIAEIMTLLDQEGPSFAAKRHLVPDWLGNRAPLGDGNARAIMTGIGVDSGRRAFLEEYYATARALALQSRHIIEHLNAHGYAIDRVSLSGGHTRNPLLVRLYRDALGAGLVTTKTNEPVLLGTAMVAAVGAGLQPDLFAALDAMSAPQRAHAADPRWARAHDAAYATYLKLFAIRNEIEAQSTSLAAEPSAAGVY, encoded by the coding sequence ATGAACCGTCCTCACGGCAGTCTACATCCGGAGTCGTTCCTGCTTGCCATCGATGTCGGCACGCTTTCGGCACGAGCCGGGCTGTTCCGGCCCGATGGCGAATTCCTGGCCGCGCGCAGTGCTGCCTTCGACCTGCTGCAACCTGCGGAACATCACGCGGTTTACAGGATGGATGAGATATGGGCTGCGGTCTGCTCTGCAGTACGCGCCGTGGTCGCTGCCGTCCCCGGGGCCGCGGCGGGCGTCGCGGGGCTTGCCATCGACGCCGCATCCTCCATGGTTCTGGTGGCGGAGGGCGATCCACCACTGGAGGAGCGCTGCGACGTCATCTGCTGGATGGATCACCGGGCGGAAGCAGAAGCCAAACTGATTGATGCAACTGCGGACCGCTATCTCGGTTTCGTTGGCGGGACCGTCTCGCCCGAAATGTTCCTGCCCAAGCTGCTCTGGATGAAGCGGCATCGGCCGGCCGACTGGCGGCGGGTCCGCGCGGTGCGGGCGCTTTCGGACGAGATCGCGTTCCGCGCCACCGGGATCGATCTGGCCTCCGTGTGCAGCCTGGCCTGCAAGTTCCCTTATCTCCCGGGTGATGCCGAGCCCTGGCGGCATCCATTGCTGGACCAGCTTGGCATGTCCGATCTGCTGGAACGGGGCACGCTCGCCGGACAGCCGGGCCGTGTCGGTCATCGCCACGGGTCCCTTTCGCCCGTTGCAGCGCATGGCTTCGGCTTGTCGCCGGGCGTCCCCGTCGCGGTCGGCCTGATCGACGCGGAAGCCGGCGCGCTTGGCGTTCTGGGCCGCGATTTCGCCCCGAAGATGAACCGGATCCTGGCTCTGATTGGCGGCACGTCGACCTGCTACATGAGCTGGGCTGAAGACATGCGGCCGATTTCCGGCATCTGGGGGCCGTTCAAGGATGCGGTGTTCCCCGGGTTCTGGATGCACGAGGCCGGGCAAAGCTTTTCAGGCGCCGCGCTTGATGCGGTTCTCGATCACCACCCCGCCTCGCCCGGAAGGGCCTCAGCCGAGCATCACACCGCGACGATCGCCGAGATCATGACGTTGCTTGATCAGGAAGGCCCGAGCTTCGCCGCGAAACGGCATCTTGTCCCCGACTGGCTGGGTAACCGTGCACCTCTTGGAGACGGGAATGCCCGCGCCATCATGACCGGGATCGGCGTCGATTCCGGGCGGCGCGCCTTCCTTGAGGAATACTACGCGACGGCGCGGGCGCTCGCGCTCCAGAGCAGGCATATCATCGAGCATCTCAATGCGCATGGCTACGCTATCGATCGCGTCAGCCTGTCGGGTGGCCATACGCGCAATCCGCTGCTGGTCCGCCTTTATCGGGATGCCCTCGGGGCCGGTCTTGTGACAACGAAAACCAACGAGCCGGTTCTGCTTGGCACCGCCATGGTTGCCGCTGTCGGGGCCGGGCTACAGCCGGATCTCTTCGCCGCGCTGGATGCGATGTCGGCGCCGCAAAGGGCGCATGCGGCCGATCCGCGATGGGCAAGGGCTCATGATGCAGCCTATGCCACCTATCTGAAGCTCTTCGCGATCCGTAATGAAATCGAGGCGCAATCCACGTCTCTGGCCGCCGAACCTTCAGCGGCAGGGGTCTACTGA
- the xylB gene encoding xylulokinase, producing MTNYLGIDIGTSSVKAVLLDERQRLIAEGSAALDVQRPAPRFSEQDPESWWQSALAAIADIRAAAPAAWLGLAGIGLSGQQHGATLLDAGGKVLRPCILWNDGRAAPQCAELLRRLPDFSARASNIPMPGFTAPKLLWVAEHEPEIFAQTRMVLLPKDYVRFRLSGDYVSEMSDSSGTLWLDIPARHWDDTLLAACDLSTRHMPGLVEGSEVSAYVSPDVAASLGLAGRRIPIAGGGGDNACSAVGIGAIGGGDGFLSLGTSGVVFGATNAPVALPERTLHGFCHALPGRWHGMAVVLTAASALGWIASIVGAGGDIAGLLRRVEAFAAVPGQAERAPVFLPYLTGERTPHNDPLATAQFAGLTIRHDAAALAYAVIEGVAFALADCLDVLVEANAAPLNCMLVGGGARSHFWAGLIADATGCAFGIPEGAELGAAFGAARLGMLAAGAGSEAEICAKPAIRHQIMPDQSGRPYLEARRTRMQALYSGGGKRRRI from the coding sequence ATGACGAACTATCTCGGCATCGATATCGGCACGTCTTCGGTCAAGGCCGTGCTATTGGACGAGCGACAGCGGCTGATCGCCGAAGGCAGCGCGGCGCTCGACGTGCAGCGCCCGGCACCGCGCTTTTCCGAACAGGATCCAGAGAGCTGGTGGCAGAGCGCGCTCGCGGCGATTGCCGATATCCGCGCTGCCGCGCCGGCAGCATGGTTGGGGCTGGCGGGCATCGGGCTCTCAGGCCAGCAGCATGGCGCGACCCTGCTGGATGCGGGGGGGAAGGTCCTCCGGCCCTGCATTCTCTGGAATGATGGGCGCGCGGCACCCCAATGCGCTGAATTGCTGCGCCGCCTGCCCGATTTTTCGGCCCGCGCCTCGAACATTCCCATGCCGGGCTTTACCGCGCCAAAACTGCTGTGGGTGGCCGAGCACGAACCGGAGATCTTTGCCCAAACGCGCATGGTGCTGTTGCCGAAGGATTATGTCCGGTTTCGACTGTCAGGAGATTATGTCTCCGAGATGTCGGATTCCTCGGGCACGCTCTGGCTCGACATCCCCGCGCGCCACTGGGACGATACCCTCCTGGCGGCCTGTGACCTTTCGACCCGGCACATGCCGGGACTGGTCGAAGGCTCGGAGGTGTCCGCGTATGTTTCGCCCGACGTCGCGGCCAGCCTCGGTCTTGCCGGGCGGCGCATCCCGATTGCCGGCGGCGGCGGCGACAATGCCTGCTCCGCCGTCGGCATCGGCGCGATCGGAGGGGGTGACGGGTTCTTGTCGCTCGGAACTTCGGGTGTCGTGTTCGGCGCCACGAACGCGCCTGTCGCCCTGCCGGAGCGGACACTGCACGGGTTCTGCCATGCCCTTCCCGGACGCTGGCACGGCATGGCTGTGGTCTTGACGGCGGCATCGGCGCTCGGCTGGATCGCGTCTATTGTCGGCGCCGGCGGCGACATCGCCGGGCTGTTGCGCCGGGTCGAGGCCTTCGCCGCCGTTCCCGGACAGGCCGAGCGCGCGCCGGTCTTCCTGCCATATCTTACGGGCGAACGAACCCCGCACAATGATCCGCTCGCTACGGCACAGTTTGCCGGCCTGACGATCAGGCATGACGCTGCGGCGCTGGCCTATGCCGTGATCGAGGGCGTCGCCTTCGCGCTGGCAGACTGCCTCGACGTGCTGGTTGAAGCGAATGCAGCGCCATTGAACTGCATGCTCGTCGGCGGCGGCGCACGCAGTCATTTCTGGGCCGGGTTGATCGCCGACGCGACCGGGTGCGCCTTTGGCATTCCGGAAGGCGCCGAACTTGGCGCCGCCTTCGGCGCGGCGCGGCTCGGCATGCTGGCCGCCGGTGCAGGGTCCGAGGCAGAGATCTGCGCAAAGCCGGCCATTCGCCACCAGATCATGCCGGACCAATCCGGCAGGCCATATCTGGAGGCGCGACGCACGCGCATGCAAGCGCTCTATTCAGGCGGAGGCAAAAGGCGACGCATCTAA
- a CDS encoding TIM barrel protein, producing MSTPFGVNLSFCVKRWVTPDLWAPLVRNELGLNLVQFSFDLVDPTWPDDLLRELGADIRRQCEDHGISIHSAFIGLAHYTFNQLLHPDRRVRDLAEGWLGRAYAFAGMAGIRRVGGPLGAVASRLDGSEPDAIPEADYHDIVARMLRLASVAKREGIEELYVEPTPMRREWPWTVAQALTMRADVECSEVPWKFCLDWGHATFEPLYGRYRAGMEEWFAALGQSVGVIHLQQTDFRYDRHWDFTESGLVDPFEAAACQRRAGLADCPVFLEVFYPFERSDASVLAAMRQSMAFAKPAFT from the coding sequence ATGTCCACCCCCTTCGGTGTCAACCTTTCGTTCTGCGTCAAGCGCTGGGTAACGCCCGACCTGTGGGCCCCACTGGTTCGTAACGAACTGGGGCTGAACCTCGTTCAGTTTTCCTTCGATCTCGTCGACCCAACCTGGCCGGATGACCTGCTCAGGGAGCTTGGCGCCGACATCCGCCGACAATGCGAGGACCATGGCATCTCGATCCACAGCGCCTTCATCGGGCTCGCGCACTACACGTTCAATCAGTTGTTGCACCCAGATCGGCGGGTGCGTGACCTGGCCGAGGGCTGGCTCGGGCGGGCCTATGCCTTCGCCGGCATGGCAGGCATCCGCCGGGTCGGTGGCCCGCTTGGTGCTGTCGCCTCACGGCTCGATGGCAGCGAGCCGGACGCGATTCCGGAGGCCGACTATCACGACATTGTGGCACGCATGCTCAGGCTCGCGAGCGTGGCGAAGCGCGAGGGCATAGAAGAACTGTACGTCGAACCGACGCCTATGCGTCGCGAATGGCCGTGGACCGTTGCACAGGCCCTCACCATGCGCGCCGATGTCGAATGCTCGGAAGTGCCCTGGAAGTTCTGCCTCGACTGGGGCCACGCGACGTTCGAGCCACTCTATGGCCGCTACCGCGCCGGGATGGAGGAATGGTTCGCGGCGCTTGGGCAGTCTGTCGGCGTCATTCACCTTCAACAGACCGACTTCCGCTATGATCGGCATTGGGATTTTACCGAGAGCGGGCTGGTGGACCCGTTTGAAGCGGCGGCATGTCAGCGGCGGGCGGGGCTTGCGGACTGCCCGGTTTTCCTTGAAGTCTTCTACCCGTTCGAGCGCAGCGATGCGTCCGTGCTTGCCGCGATGCGGCAGAGCATGGCATTCGCCAAACCCGCGTTCACGTGA